In the genome of Synechococcus sp. CB0101, the window CTGCTGTCACCATCACTGGATGACTGTCTCAAATGAACTGGCTACAGTCGGTAGATTCTCTTTGAACCATCCAAGTCGTTTAAACATGCCCGTCGTAACGCAGTCATGCGTCATCAGAACGGGCTTCAACTTGGAGAGGGTCCCATCGCCACCTCACTCCAGGTGTCGCGGGCAGGAGTTGTTTTGACTGCTGCTGAAGGTGCCTGAATCCTCCAGTGTCGGGGTAGAACCAGACCGCAGAACGAGCTACTACCTTTGAGGGCAATCACAGTTCTGCCTTTCTTTAACGTCGGTTCCACCCGACGGAGGGATTGAAGTTTATGGTTTCCTCCCTCGGTAGGGACTACTCACCCCGTAATGCTATCTAGAGCCTTGAGTCTGCACGCAAATGTGGTAGGCGACCAATCAGACGCTCCAATGGATCTGTTTTTTCTGCCAAGTCCGATATTCATCGCTATCTTCCAGACCCTCAAGCCTCAACCTCTCTAATTGTCGCGCAATATATCTTCTGTGCAGTTCATCATATTCATCCAGCTCGGCCTCATCCCAGTACTCCATTGGTATCCCGTTCACATGTCCAAAATGACCATTCCCTAAATCGAAGAAACGTCTCCGACCATCAGATTGTTCTTTTGATTGTGAGGCGCGCCACTCTTGCTGTTCCTGAGCATATGAGAGGCGATAGATGCGCTGACGCTCGAGTTGCTCTGGGGTCAGAGGCTTATAGCTCAGAATAATTGCCTGAACAATTCTAGCCTTAGACAACTTTGAGGCTGTCTTATGACATTCGAGCTTCTTCCAGGCGGTACTCGTGATGTCATAACTGATCTGCCTGTCGCCCTTGGAACCTTTGGATCGGACAGAAAGCTCTTTGGGATGGATCAATTCATCGGGCCAATAATATCTATCAAGCGGTGAATCGCTTCCTGAGAAGCAAGCATATCCAGGAAGGCTCTTCAGAATAATTCTGGTAAGCATCTCCCAATTGCAGATACCTGCAACAGATGCAAGCTCGCACAAGCGTTGATAGGCCTCTTCAGATACCCAGACCTTGAGGCGACGACGAGTGACTCTTACTCCGTCTGCAGCACCCTCTTTCTTAACCAGCCTAAAGTCTCTACTTGAGTCCTTCTTCCGCTTTCGATATTGCCGTTGGTGCTTGGTGAGCTTCTTGGGCATTGGTCAACTGCACGTAAGAGACAGAGGCCTACAAGGCTCTACGAAAGGATTCATTTCTTCCCGGAGCAACCTCTTCATGAAATGAACCAGAAGGGCCTCGCAGGCCCCCCCATGAGTCTCTGGTGGCATTCCCGGCAAGTCACGCCATCATAGATTTAAGGAGACTCTGGGAAACCCAGGCCTGCCGCGAGACAATGGAGCCGTGATCGCAGGCCAGGACTGAGGTGATGGGCGCCAAGCAGCTCGGCTTCTCGGATTACGAGCTGACCACCGCCAAGAAGCAGACCAAGCGTGAGAAGTTCCTCGCTGAGATGGAGGAGGTCGTGCCCTGGGCGGCGTTGATCGCCTTGATCGAACCGCATTACCCCAAAGCGAGCAAGAAAGGTGGCCGGCCTCCATATCCATTGGCCACCATGCTCAGGATTCACCTGCTGCAGCAGTGGTATTCGCTCAGCGATCCAGCCATGGAGGAGGCCCTGATTGAGGTGCCCACCATGCGCCGGTTTGCCGGCATCGCCTTGATCAGCGATCGGATCCCGGATGAGACCACGATCCTGACCTTCCGCCATCTGCTGGAGAAGCACGATCTGGGCGAGCAGATCTTTGAGACCGTCAAGGCTCACCTGAGCGAACGTGGGATGACGATGCGGCAGGGCACGATCGTGGACGCCACCTTGATCGCCGCGCCCAGTTCCACCAAAAACAAAGAAGGGAAGCGGGATCCAGAAATGCACCAGACCAAGAAAGGTAACCAGTGGTATTTCGGCATGAAAATCCACGCCGGTGTGGACAAGGACTCCGGCCTGATCCACTCGGTCGTGGTGACCGCAGCCAACGTGCATGACATCACCCCGGCAGCTGAGCTGCTGCATGGTGATGAGCAGGTCGTTTACGCCGATGCTGGCTACCAAGGCATCGCCAAAAGGCCTGAGATGGCAGGCAAGACAACGGAATTCAGGGTTGCGATGCGACCCGGCAAACGCAGGGCTCTACCAGATACACCAGATGGAAGGCTGCAGGATCTGATCGAAACGGCCAAGGCCCACATCCGCTCCAAGGTTGAGCATCCCTTCCGCGTGATCAAACAGCAGTTTGGCTTTCAGAAGACCCGGCTGCGCGGCCTGGCCAAGAACCGCTGCAAGATCCAGGTCTTGGCAGCGCTGTCGAATCTGTTTCAGGCCCGACGGCAATTGCTCGCAACAGCCTGACCAGGGGATTGGCATGGCTAAACCCCGCGATTCAGCCTCAAAAATCAGCCCAAAGTGGCTGAACAGGAGAACAAAACCACTCAGAAAGTGGCATCAGAAGTATTCCACAGGTAAAGGCACACTTGCCTCCTTGCTGCTGCCGCTCAACCCCCGTTTGTCCAGAGTCTCCTTAACAGCCAGATCAGCATAGATCATTTTTAATAAGCTCGACTTCAGTAATTCAATAAAAGAAAATGTGAATATAGCCATTTTCCGCGGCAAAGCTAGACTGAAATTAGCGCAACCAGAAATAATAAAGCAATATCGACCTATGTGGTTACGACAAAAACCTATCAGAACCAAGGGTACCAAAAAGAGAGGCACTGACCTGCTTTCTTGCCAGCATGGATGTATCGATACAGACCCGGTATGATTTACCTGGATGCCTCTGTTACTCTGCGATAAACTCACATTCTTCGGCCTTGACTGAAGAAGGGGGCAAGCCACCAGCCTTTACTGTACAGAGTGAATCATCTGCACATACTTAGACCAGTCTTTACCCCCATATGTGCTGTTAGTGGTCAAGGCAGCATGACCCATTAGGCGCTCAATATTGACTTGATTGAAATCCAGAGAGCGAAGTTGAGTTGCGAACCTATCGCGAAAGTCCTTTGGCCTTAACCCAGTGACTTTTTTGCACGGCCTGGCAAGGTTGTGTCCCCATCGTATGATCTCTACACCATCAAGTATATGAACGGTTTTCAAAGCTGGCCACAAATAGCCTTTTGCTCCGCGAAACCGGTTCAGAACTTCCACAAGCTTTGGATGAATCGGAATATCACGAACCGAGTTGGCCGTCTTCAGGCTCCGATCTTCGTGCCATTCAACAGAGATGTAATCATCATGAATATCCTCACCCCTCAAGGCCGCAGCCTCAGCAAGACGGCAGCCTGTGTAGTAGAGAATCTTAAAGACAGGGACATACACCGAGCCAGTCCACTCATCAATGGGCATGGCTTCAAAGGTCTGATTTTGCTTCCGCTTTGCAGCTCTTAGTGCTTTATCCCTTGTGCTCTCTTCGATGGAGGAGGCAAGTCCTTTGAAAATATGCAGCGGCTTGTCTTTCTTGTTCTTCTCGACCAGCGTGGTCCAAAGACCTGATAGGTACGCCAACTGGACTTTTGCAGTATTCCGACTGACTTTTGCGATGAGATGATCTTTGTAGTCAACCGCATCTTGCTCCGAACACGTCAGCGGTGACGCCTTCTGCGTGAAGTCCATAAACGCCGAAAGTGCCTTCTTCCATCCTTCATAGGTACGAGGTGCTGGTTGTTTATCGCGCCGTCGTGCATCGAGGAGGTCTTCGGAAGTAAAAAGCTTTTGGGGTTGAGCTTTGCCAAGCAGCAGGTCACTCCCTCTGTTGACCTGTTCTGACGAAAAAAGATCAACACCTTCTAGCCCAAGCATCTGCAAGGCGACGACTGTGTCTTGAGGGTCGCCCCATTCCGCAGTCAGTTCAGGCAACGCTTCGATCAGCTCATCTGTGGACAAGCGGCTGTGTCCCCTAGCTGTGCGGATCAACTCATCGGTACGCGCCACGAACCCTGGTATGCGCGCCCTTGCCTCGTTGAGCGTTGCCCCGCCCGGCTCCTTGAACTTGGCCTTTCCCAACACCTCGCGCAGGTCTAAGGGCACCGCACGCTGCAGCCCGAAGCCCTGACGACGCTTGTAGATGTAGCTGGGGAGCTTGCGGTAGACCACGATGGAGAGCAGCCCTACTATGGCTAGACCCACAGGCTAGACCCACACCTTGACCCACGCAAACGTCAATAGCCTCAGGGACTTGTGTCCAGCACTAGCTAACAAGACCTACTTCAACTACGGCGGCCAGGGCCCACTGCCGACTCCGTCGCTACAAGCCATCAACGCCAGTTGGCAGCGCATCCAGGAACTGGGACCGTTCACCGGAATTGTCTGGCCGTTTATCGAACAAGAAACAACCCGGGTGCGCCAAGCCTTGGCACACCTCTGCGGTGTAAGCCCCCATCGGATTGCCCTCACCGAAAACGTAACCAGCGGCTGCGTGCTGCCGCTCTGGGGACTGCCCTGGCAAACCGGTGATGTGCTGCTGCTCAGTGACTGCGAACACCCTGGAGTGGTTGCCGCCTGCCAGGAGCTGGCCCGGCGCGAGGGGCTACAGATTCAGTGGCTGCCGGTGTTGGAGCTCTGCCGCAACACCCCCCAAGCCGGCCTCGACGAGGCTGTGCTCGAGGCCCTAGAGCGAGCTCTCACCCCACGCACACGCCTGGTGGCGCTCTCCCACCTGCTGTGGAACAGCGGCAGCGTGATGCCGATCACCGCCGTCGCGAACCGCCTTCAGCAACATCCCAACGCGCCGTGGCTGCTGATAGATGCAGCGCAGTCGATGGGAGCCATCCCGGTGGACGAGGCCGCAGCCGCGGCGGACATCTATGCCTTTACGGGCCACAAATGGTGTTGCGGCCCAGAGGGGCTGGGAGGCGTCGCCCTCTCAGATCGGCTGCTGGAGCAGGCACAGCCCACCCTGATCGGCTGGCGCAGCCTGCGCCATGAGGCCTCCGCCGGCAGCAGCTTCCACAGCGACGCTCGCCGCTTTGAAGTGGCCACCTCCTGCGTTCCGCTGTGCAGCGGCCTGGCCACATCTCTGGAGCTTCTCGCACAAGCAGGGACACCCCGCGAACGCCTCGCCACCATCCAGGCCGGCAGCCGACAGCTCTGGCAAGGCCTACAGGCCATGGAAGGGGTCACCACGCTGCTGCCTGAGCCGCCGCCGGCAGGGTTGGTGAGTTTCACCCTGCAAGGTGCCGCCACAGCCGATGTGGTGGAGCAACTAGGCGCTCAAGGCCTCTGGATCCGCCGCCTGGACGACCCCGATTGCCTGCGGGCCTGCACCCACATCACCACCACTGCCCAAGAGATTGAGGCCCTGCTGACGGCCCTGGGTGCGCTGGCCTAACAGGGGCGATCCCGCAGGGCCTTCTCCGCTTCCTCGCGATCGTCGAAGTGGATCTTGGTGGTGCCCAGGATCTGGTAGTCCTCGTGGCCCTTGCCGGCGATCAACACCAGATCAGCAGGCTGGGCAGCCGCCACAACCGCAGCGATCGCCCGGCCGCGATCCGCCTCCACCTGCACAGCCGTGCCCTCGGGGATGCCCTGCATCACGTCTTGAAGGATTTGCTGGGGGTCTTCCGTGCGTGGGTTATCGGAGGTGACCACCACCTGATCGGCCAAACGCGCTGCTATCGAGCCCATCAGCGGCCGCTTGGTGCGATCGCGATCGCCGCCGCACCCAAACACACAGATCAGCTGGCCCTGTGCAAACGGCCGGCAGGCCTTCAACGCACTTTCCAGACCATCGGGCGTATGGGCGTAATCCACCAACACAGCCGGCAAGGAGCCTTCGCAGCACTCCGCACGGCCCACACCCACCCGTTCCATTCGGCCCGGAACACCCCGAAAACTGGCGAGGCCCTGCAGCAGGTTGGCCAGCGGCAACCCTTGCTGCAGCAGGGCACCCACCGCCTGGAGCTGGTTCATCAGATTGAAACGGCCGAGCAGGGGTGATTGGAACGGGCCGCTGCCA includes:
- a CDS encoding site-specific integrase codes for the protein MVYRKLPSYIYKRRQGFGLQRAVPLDLREVLGKAKFKEPGGATLNEARARIPGFVARTDELIRTARGHSRLSTDELIEALPELTAEWGDPQDTVVALQMLGLEGVDLFSSEQVNRGSDLLLGKAQPQKLFTSEDLLDARRRDKQPAPRTYEGWKKALSAFMDFTQKASPLTCSEQDAVDYKDHLIAKVSRNTAKVQLAYLSGLWTTLVEKNKKDKPLHIFKGLASSIEESTRDKALRAAKRKQNQTFEAMPIDEWTGSVYVPVFKILYYTGCRLAEAAALRGEDIHDDYISVEWHEDRSLKTANSVRDIPIHPKLVEVLNRFRGAKGYLWPALKTVHILDGVEIIRWGHNLARPCKKVTGLRPKDFRDRFATQLRSLDFNQVNIERLMGHAALTTNSTYGGKDWSKYVQMIHSVQ
- a CDS encoding aminotransferase class V-fold PLP-dependent enzyme, with the protein product MCPALANKTYFNYGGQGPLPTPSLQAINASWQRIQELGPFTGIVWPFIEQETTRVRQALAHLCGVSPHRIALTENVTSGCVLPLWGLPWQTGDVLLLSDCEHPGVVAACQELARREGLQIQWLPVLELCRNTPQAGLDEAVLEALERALTPRTRLVALSHLLWNSGSVMPITAVANRLQQHPNAPWLLIDAAQSMGAIPVDEAAAAADIYAFTGHKWCCGPEGLGGVALSDRLLEQAQPTLIGWRSLRHEASAGSSFHSDARRFEVATSCVPLCSGLATSLELLAQAGTPRERLATIQAGSRQLWQGLQAMEGVTTLLPEPPPAGLVSFTLQGAATADVVEQLGAQGLWIRRLDDPDCLRACTHITTTAQEIEALLTALGALA
- a CDS encoding IS5 family transposase: MGAKQLGFSDYELTTAKKQTKREKFLAEMEEVVPWAALIALIEPHYPKASKKGGRPPYPLATMLRIHLLQQWYSLSDPAMEEALIEVPTMRRFAGIALISDRIPDETTILTFRHLLEKHDLGEQIFETVKAHLSERGMTMRQGTIVDATLIAAPSSTKNKEGKRDPEMHQTKKGNQWYFGMKIHAGVDKDSGLIHSVVVTAANVHDITPAAELLHGDEQVVYADAGYQGIAKRPEMAGKTTEFRVAMRPGKRRALPDTPDGRLQDLIETAKAHIRSKVEHPFRVIKQQFGFQKTRLRGLAKNRCKIQVLAALSNLFQARRQLLATA